One genomic region from bacterium encodes:
- a CDS encoding ATP-dependent DNA helicase PcrA — MGYLDDLNPEQREAVEHVHGPLLVLAGAGSGKTRVLTVRIAHLVLEHGVDPASLLAVTFTNKAAGEMRERVRRLLGAEPAGIWIGTFHSMGARLLRRHAAYLGWSSNFSIFDAEQAVREVKRVMERRNISVKHWHPRAVHAAISSAKNQLISPEEYAATARDAFSRVVAAVYPEYEAALKEQNAVDFDDLLVKPVELFLAHDALLQQYRARFHFILVDEYQDTNHAQYRFLELLAREHGNIMAVGDDDQSIYGWRGADIRNILDFEKDFPDARIIRLERNYRSTGRILEAANRVIAQNVRRKGKTLRPMAGPGERITRVEALDEQDEAEWIASEIESRLVEDTGRSLRDFVVLYRTNAQSRALEEAFRRHDLPYQIVGGTRFYERREIMDVLAYLRLIANPRDAGAFERVVNYPRRGIGDLTKTRLMQWAAERGLTPLEAAARARECEALSSTGAGALVKFADLITRFRELAARTPVGELLELLVGEIGLLTALGEEGPEGAERIENVRELIAGAHEFDAGLDLARLAGDDDLPPDASPLDLFLQKVTLITDVDRHDPEARAVTLMTLHNAKGLEFPVVFISGLEDGLFPLARAYDEPDELEEERRLFYVGITRAKEKLYLTYARTRRRGAELLSCTPSSFLQPIPEDLLEVRLTPRAERVRRARSGYGRGETRWAPSWGGDSDDDSGSWDGGLVLDYSDAQDVPRFIKGERVRHPQFGSGTIRELTGFGRDLKAVIDFDDVGRKKVIVRYANLQKEL; from the coding sequence ATGGGTTATCTGGACGATCTCAATCCAGAGCAGCGGGAAGCGGTCGAGCACGTGCACGGGCCGCTGCTCGTCCTCGCGGGGGCGGGCTCGGGCAAGACGCGCGTGCTCACGGTCCGCATCGCCCACCTGGTCCTGGAGCACGGCGTGGATCCCGCCTCGCTCCTGGCCGTCACGTTCACCAACAAGGCGGCCGGCGAAATGCGCGAGCGGGTACGGCGGCTGCTCGGCGCCGAGCCCGCCGGGATCTGGATCGGCACGTTCCACTCCATGGGCGCACGACTGCTGAGGCGACACGCGGCCTATCTGGGCTGGTCGTCGAACTTCAGCATCTTCGACGCCGAGCAGGCGGTCCGCGAGGTCAAACGCGTCATGGAGCGGCGCAACATCTCCGTCAAGCATTGGCACCCCAGGGCGGTTCACGCCGCGATCTCCAGCGCGAAGAACCAGCTCATCTCCCCGGAGGAATACGCGGCGACCGCCCGCGACGCATTCTCCCGTGTGGTCGCCGCCGTCTACCCGGAGTACGAGGCCGCGCTCAAGGAACAGAACGCCGTCGACTTCGACGACCTGCTGGTCAAGCCTGTCGAGCTGTTCCTCGCCCACGACGCGTTGCTCCAGCAGTACCGGGCGCGGTTCCATTTCATCCTCGTGGACGAGTACCAGGACACGAACCACGCCCAGTATCGCTTCCTCGAGCTGCTCGCCCGCGAGCACGGCAACATCATGGCCGTGGGTGACGATGACCAGTCCATCTACGGCTGGCGCGGCGCCGACATCCGCAACATCCTCGACTTCGAGAAGGACTTCCCGGACGCGCGCATCATCCGGCTCGAACGGAACTACCGCTCGACGGGTCGGATCCTGGAAGCCGCCAACCGCGTGATCGCGCAGAACGTACGGCGCAAGGGGAAGACCCTGCGTCCGATGGCGGGACCCGGCGAGCGGATCACGAGGGTCGAGGCGCTGGACGAGCAAGACGAAGCCGAGTGGATCGCATCCGAGATCGAGAGCCGGCTGGTGGAGGACACCGGGCGCTCGCTGCGGGACTTCGTCGTCCTGTACCGGACCAACGCGCAGTCGCGCGCGCTGGAAGAGGCGTTCCGGCGCCATGACCTGCCGTACCAGATCGTGGGCGGCACGCGCTTCTACGAGCGCCGCGAGATCATGGACGTGCTCGCGTATCTCCGTCTGATCGCCAATCCGCGCGATGCAGGAGCGTTCGAGCGTGTCGTGAACTACCCGCGCCGCGGCATCGGGGACCTGACGAAGACCCGGCTGATGCAGTGGGCTGCGGAGCGCGGCCTGACGCCGCTGGAAGCGGCGGCCCGCGCCAGGGAGTGCGAGGCATTGAGCAGCACAGGCGCGGGCGCGCTGGTGAAGTTCGCGGACCTCATCACGCGGTTCCGGGAGCTCGCCGCCCGGACGCCGGTGGGCGAGTTGCTCGAGCTGTTGGTCGGCGAGATCGGGCTCCTCACCGCGCTGGGAGAGGAGGGCCCCGAGGGCGCGGAGCGGATCGAGAACGTCCGGGAGCTCATCGCGGGTGCGCACGAGTTCGATGCGGGTCTGGACCTGGCGCGCCTGGCCGGCGATGACGACCTGCCGCCGGACGCCTCGCCGCTCGACCTGTTCCTCCAGAAGGTCACGCTCATCACCGACGTGGACCGGCACGATCCGGAGGCGCGGGCCGTCACGCTGATGACGCTGCACAACGCCAAGGGGCTCGAGTTCCCGGTGGTCTTCATCAGCGGGCTCGAGGACGGTCTGTTCCCCCTGGCTCGCGCCTACGATGAGCCGGACGAACTCGAGGAAGAGCGGCGCCTGTTCTACGTCGGCATCACCAGGGCGAAGGAGAAGCTGTACCTGACGTACGCCCGCACGAGGCGGCGGGGCGCGGAGTTGCTCTCGTGTACGCCGTCCAGCTTCCTGCAGCCGATCCCGGAGGACCTGCTGGAGGTGCGCCTGACCCCGAGGGCGGAGCGTGTGCGCAGGGCACGGTCGGGGTACGGGCGGGGTGAAACGCGCTGGGCGCCGTCCTGGGGCGGGGACTCCGACGACGACAGCGGCTCGTGGGACGGGGGGCTGGTGCTGGACTACAGCGATGCCCAGGACGTGCCGCGGTTCATCAAAGGGGAGCGCGTGCGGCACCCGCAGTTCGGCAGCGGCACGATCCGGGAGCTGACGGGGTTCGGCCGCGACCTGAAGGCGGTGATCGACTTCGACGACGTCGGGCGCAAGAAGGTCATCGTGCGCTACGCGAATCTCCAGAAGGAGCTGTGA
- a CDS encoding Asp-tRNA(Asn)/Glu-tRNA(Gln) amidotransferase GatCAB subunit A produces MSAREPSLPAIVADVGAGRRSAVETARASLAAIRDADGDPEAGLNAFLSAGGDAVEAAAAAVDEAIRRGEEPGPLAGVPVAVKDNLCTVEFPTTCGSRILEGYRSPFDATVVRRLRAAGAVVVGKTNLDEFAMGSSTENSAFGPTRNPHDRTRVPGGSSGGSAAAVAAGLVPVALGSDTGGSVRQPAAFCGVVGIKPTYGRVSRYGLVAFASSLDQVGTFGRTVYDATLLLQTIAGPDPLDSTAAPIPVPDWLAELDRGVEGLVVGVPREFFPPELDPRIARLCHDAAERLAAAGAEVREVSLPHTGYAIPTYYVIATAEASSNLARYDGVRYGFRASGAESALAVYEATRSLGFGAEVKRRIMLGTYALSAGYYDQYYGTAQRVRGLIARDFREVFASGVDVLLTPTTPSVAFRLGEKVEDPYQMYLADIFTVTANLAGVPALSLPIGTVDGLPVGGQLIADRWQEGVLARAAAALERSLAG; encoded by the coding sequence GTGAGCGCGCGCGAGCCCTCGCTGCCCGCGATCGTCGCGGACGTGGGCGCTGGTCGGCGCTCCGCGGTGGAAACGGCGCGCGCGTCGCTGGCCGCGATCCGCGATGCGGATGGTGACCCGGAAGCGGGGTTGAACGCCTTCCTTTCGGCGGGGGGCGATGCGGTGGAAGCGGCGGCGGCCGCCGTGGACGAAGCGATCCGCCGGGGCGAGGAGCCGGGGCCGCTCGCGGGCGTGCCGGTCGCCGTCAAGGACAACCTCTGCACGGTCGAGTTCCCGACGACCTGTGGCTCCCGCATCCTCGAGGGGTACCGCTCGCCGTTCGACGCCACCGTCGTGCGCCGGCTGCGCGCCGCCGGCGCGGTCGTCGTCGGCAAGACCAACCTGGACGAGTTCGCCATGGGCTCGTCCACCGAGAACTCCGCGTTCGGGCCCACACGCAACCCCCACGACCGGACCCGTGTGCCAGGCGGGTCGTCGGGAGGGTCTGCGGCGGCGGTGGCGGCGGGTCTCGTCCCCGTCGCGCTGGGCTCGGACACGGGCGGGTCCGTGAGGCAGCCGGCCGCGTTCTGCGGCGTCGTCGGCATCAAGCCCACCTACGGCCGCGTGAGTCGGTACGGCCTCGTCGCGTTCGCGTCGTCGCTGGACCAGGTGGGCACCTTCGGCCGGACCGTGTACGACGCGACGCTGCTGCTCCAGACCATCGCCGGACCCGACCCGTTGGACTCGACGGCGGCGCCCATACCGGTGCCCGACTGGCTCGCCGAGCTCGATCGGGGCGTGGAGGGCCTCGTGGTCGGGGTGCCCCGGGAGTTCTTCCCGCCCGAGCTGGATCCCCGCATCGCACGACTGTGCCACGATGCGGCGGAGCGGCTCGCCGCGGCCGGCGCCGAGGTGCGCGAGGTCTCGCTGCCCCACACCGGGTACGCCATCCCGACGTACTACGTGATCGCGACGGCCGAGGCCTCCAGCAACCTCGCGCGCTACGACGGCGTCCGCTACGGCTTCCGCGCATCCGGCGCCGAGTCGGCGCTGGCGGTCTACGAGGCCACCCGCTCGCTGGGCTTCGGCGCGGAAGTCAAGCGCCGGATCATGTTGGGTACGTACGCGCTCTCGGCGGGCTACTACGACCAGTACTACGGCACGGCCCAGCGCGTCCGCGGCCTCATCGCCCGCGACTTCCGCGAGGTCTTCGCCTCCGGCGTGGACGTGCTCCTCACGCCGACCACGCCGTCCGTGGCGTTCCGGCTCGGCGAGAAGGTGGAGGATCCCTACCAGATGTACCTGGCAGACATCTTCACCGTCACGGCGAATCTGGCCGGCGTACCCGCACTGTCGTTGCCCATCGGGACGGTGGACGGGCTGCCCGTCGGCGGCCAGCTCATCGCCGACCGCTGGCAGGAGGGCGTGCTGGCCCGCGCCGCCGCCGCACTCGAGCGTTCCCTTGCCGGATGA
- a CDS encoding Asp-tRNA(Asn)/Glu-tRNA(Gln) amidotransferase GatCAB subunit B translates to MQWEPVIGLEVHVQLATATKLFCADSAEFGAAPNTHVCPVCLGLPGALPVVNRRAVELAVRAALGLNCTVHEVSRFARKNYFYPDLPKGYQITQFDQPLATGGWLEAEDRDGAVHRVRIRRIHLEEDAGKSLHDRLPGRTAIDLNRAGVPLIEIVTEPDLRSPAAARAWLTHLKQVLEYLEVSDCDMEKGSLRVDANVSVRPAGSAGLGTKTEVKNMNSFSAVEKALAFEIARQTELLERGGSVEHETLLWDATRGEARPMRSKEESHDYRYFADPDLPALVVDRAEIERIRTGLPELPAARARRFREQYGLPAYDAGVLTATRELADYYEAVAARAGDPKAASNWVMTEVLGWLNHRQCALSDLRVPPEALAELIRMVAKGTISATMGRRVFVRMAETGRTAPDIVEAEGLAQVSDEAQIEQWVDEVLAAHPAEIERYRAGEERLFGFFMGEVMKKSRGRADPKRAAAILRGRLAPR, encoded by the coding sequence ATGCAGTGGGAGCCCGTCATCGGCCTCGAGGTCCACGTCCAGCTCGCGACGGCGACCAAGCTGTTCTGCGCGGATTCCGCTGAATTCGGCGCCGCGCCCAACACCCACGTCTGCCCGGTGTGCCTGGGGCTGCCCGGCGCGCTCCCTGTCGTGAACCGCCGCGCCGTAGAGCTCGCCGTCCGCGCCGCGCTGGGGCTGAACTGCACGGTGCACGAGGTCAGCCGCTTCGCGCGCAAGAACTACTTCTATCCGGACCTCCCCAAGGGATACCAGATCACCCAGTTCGACCAGCCCCTCGCCACGGGCGGCTGGCTGGAGGCCGAGGACCGGGACGGCGCCGTCCACCGCGTCCGGATCCGTCGGATCCACCTTGAGGAGGACGCGGGCAAGTCGTTGCACGACCGGCTGCCCGGCCGAACCGCCATCGACCTCAACCGGGCGGGTGTGCCGCTCATCGAGATCGTCACCGAGCCCGACCTGCGTTCGCCGGCCGCCGCGAGGGCATGGCTCACGCACCTCAAGCAGGTGCTCGAGTACCTCGAGGTGAGCGACTGCGACATGGAGAAGGGGAGCCTGCGCGTCGACGCCAACGTCTCGGTCCGCCCGGCGGGCTCCGCTGGGCTGGGGACCAAGACGGAGGTGAAGAACATGAACTCCTTCTCCGCCGTCGAGAAAGCGCTCGCGTTCGAGATCGCCCGGCAGACCGAGCTGCTGGAGCGGGGAGGGAGCGTGGAGCACGAGACGCTGCTCTGGGATGCGACGCGCGGCGAGGCGCGCCCCATGCGCTCGAAGGAAGAGAGCCACGACTACCGCTACTTCGCCGACCCGGACCTGCCTGCGCTCGTGGTGGACCGCGCCGAGATCGAGCGCATCCGCACCGGACTGCCCGAACTCCCCGCGGCGCGCGCCCGCCGCTTCCGGGAGCAGTACGGCCTGCCCGCCTACGACGCCGGCGTTCTCACCGCGACGCGTGAGCTGGCCGACTACTACGAGGCCGTCGCGGCGCGGGCGGGGGACCCGAAGGCCGCCAGCAACTGGGTGATGACCGAGGTGCTCGGCTGGTTGAACCATCGGCAGTGCGCGCTCTCCGACCTGCGCGTGCCGCCCGAGGCCCTCGCGGAGTTGATCCGCATGGTGGCGAAGGGGACCATCTCGGCGACCATGGGCCGGAGGGTCTTCGTACGGATGGCGGAAACGGGGCGCACGGCACCCGACATCGTGGAGGCCGAGGGCCTGGCGCAGGTGAGCGACGAAGCGCAGATCGAACAGTGGGTGGACGAGGTCCTCGCCGCTCACCCCGCGGAGATCGAACGCTACCGCGCGGGCGAGGAGCGCCTCTTCGGCTTCTTCATGGGCGAGGTGATGAAGAAGTCGCGGGGCAGGGCAGATCCCAAGCGCGCCGCGGCGATCCTCCGCGGCCGGCTCGCTCCGCGGTAG
- a CDS encoding two-component system response regulator → MPTASDHRRRVLVVDDEPHIGRIIQLKLELGPYQVELLRDGRAALERLRSDAPVDLVLLDIMMPHTNGLDVLRELRRLPHRRRTPVIVLTAKGQETDREQAMRLGATDFLTKPFSPKRLLARIDELFAD, encoded by the coding sequence ATGCCAACCGCCTCTGACCACCGGCGCCGCGTCCTCGTCGTGGACGACGAGCCGCACATCGGCCGGATCATCCAACTCAAGCTGGAGCTCGGCCCGTACCAGGTCGAGTTGCTCCGCGATGGCCGGGCCGCCCTCGAGCGCTTGCGGTCCGATGCGCCGGTGGACCTGGTGCTGCTGGACATCATGATGCCGCACACCAACGGCCTGGACGTGCTGCGCGAGCTGCGCCGGCTTCCCCACCGGCGCCGGACACCCGTGATCGTGCTCACGGCCAAGGGCCAGGAGACGGATCGCGAACAGGCGATGCGTCTCGGTGCGACGGATTTCCTCACCAAGCCGTTCAGCCCCAAGAGACTCCTTGCGCGGATCGACGAACTCTTCGCGGACTGA
- a CDS encoding serine--tRNA ligase, with protein MLDLRRIREEPELVRERLARRGAPEYLELVDQVLALDEERRALIAETDALRARRNEASAEIARLKREGRTAEAEQRIVEMRGVGERLAELEARLSEVEQAVRDRLLRIPNLPEPDVPPGGEEDKVIVRQWGEPRQFDFEPKPHWELGEALGILDLPRGARIAGSGFPLFLGLGARLQRSLINLMMDLHSREHGYTEAWPPILVNEAAATGTGHLPKFREDMYVIEADGLFLAPTAELPVTNIHAGELLDADALPARYVAYTPCFRREAGAHGRDTRGLIRLHQFDKVELVRFERPENGRAALEELTAHAEAVLQRLELCYRVVLLPAGDLGFANAMTYDLEVWAPGVQRWLEVSSCSLYTDYQARRANIRFRPAPGAKPEFVHTLNGSGLALPRTVIALLETHQDASGGVRIPEALASYLGTDRIQV; from the coding sequence ATGCTCGATCTGAGGCGCATCCGGGAAGAACCGGAGCTCGTCCGCGAGCGACTCGCTCGGCGGGGCGCTCCCGAGTACCTCGAGCTGGTGGACCAGGTCCTGGCGCTGGACGAGGAGCGGCGCGCGCTGATCGCGGAGACCGATGCCCTGCGTGCGCGCCGCAACGAGGCATCGGCCGAGATCGCGCGGTTGAAGCGTGAGGGCCGGACGGCCGAGGCGGAGCAGCGGATCGTGGAGATGCGGGGCGTGGGCGAGCGGCTGGCCGAACTCGAGGCGCGGCTCTCCGAGGTGGAGCAGGCCGTGCGCGACCGGCTGCTGCGGATCCCGAACCTCCCCGAGCCGGACGTGCCGCCGGGAGGCGAGGAGGACAAGGTCATCGTGCGGCAGTGGGGCGAGCCGCGGCAGTTCGACTTCGAGCCGAAGCCGCATTGGGAGTTGGGGGAGGCGCTCGGGATCCTGGACCTACCCCGTGGGGCCCGGATCGCAGGGAGCGGCTTCCCTCTGTTCTTGGGCCTGGGCGCTCGGCTCCAGCGGTCCCTCATCAACCTGATGATGGACCTGCACTCGCGTGAGCACGGCTACACGGAGGCGTGGCCGCCGATCCTGGTGAACGAGGCCGCCGCGACGGGGACCGGGCATCTGCCGAAGTTCCGTGAGGACATGTACGTGATCGAGGCCGACGGCCTCTTCCTCGCGCCCACGGCGGAGCTGCCCGTCACGAACATTCACGCGGGTGAGCTGTTGGACGCGGATGCGCTGCCGGCCCGCTATGTGGCGTACACGCCGTGCTTCCGGCGTGAGGCCGGCGCACACGGGCGGGACACGCGCGGGCTGATCCGGCTCCACCAGTTCGACAAGGTCGAGCTCGTGCGCTTCGAGCGCCCGGAGAACGGCCGGGCGGCGTTGGAGGAGCTGACGGCGCACGCGGAGGCGGTGCTCCAGCGACTCGAGCTGTGCTATCGCGTGGTTCTGTTGCCGGCGGGGGATCTCGGCTTCGCCAACGCCATGACCTACGATCTCGAGGTCTGGGCGCCCGGGGTGCAGCGGTGGCTCGAGGTCTCGAGTTGCTCGCTCTACACCGACTACCAGGCCCGGCGCGCGAACATCCGGTTCCGGCCGGCGCCGGGCGCGAAGCCGGAGTTCGTCCACACGCTCAACGGCTCTGGCCTCGCGCTGCCGCGGACGGTGATCGCCCTGCTCGAGACGCACCAGGACGCGTCCGGCGGCGTCCGGATCCCGGAAGCGTTGGCGTCGTACCTGGGGACCGACCGGATCCAGGTTTGA
- a CDS encoding patatin, translating into MRGLALDAGAAMKSGGVDGVRVGERPRLGLVLSGGAARGIAHIGVLAVLEEAGIRPDLIVGTSAGALVGSLAAAGISATRIAAWAQTIRWSALARPVMSRAGLMSNDRLGRFLERVLPCRTFEALPVPFACIATDLETFEPVILWSGDVASAVRASCALPGIIVPVERDGRLLIDGGVAEAAPAAVARLLGADVVVAVNVNASYRRGARPTHMFAILAQTYFTLGRAAERLAAERADVLVTPDVGDIGVDELHRGSDLLRAGEEAARAALPRIRSLVEQTVEPPAEPGLVREAA; encoded by the coding sequence GTGCGCGGCCTGGCGCTTGACGCGGGGGCGGCAATGAAGAGCGGTGGGGTGGACGGAGTTCGTGTGGGGGAGCGGCCGCGGCTCGGGCTGGTCCTGAGTGGCGGCGCCGCGCGCGGCATCGCGCACATCGGCGTTCTCGCGGTGCTGGAGGAGGCCGGGATCCGGCCGGACCTGATCGTGGGCACGAGCGCCGGCGCGCTGGTGGGTTCGCTGGCCGCCGCCGGCATCAGCGCGACGCGGATCGCGGCCTGGGCGCAGACGATCCGGTGGTCGGCCCTGGCGCGGCCGGTGATGAGCCGCGCGGGGCTCATGAGCAACGACCGGCTGGGCCGCTTCCTCGAGCGGGTGCTGCCGTGCCGGACGTTCGAGGCGCTGCCGGTCCCGTTCGCGTGCATCGCCACCGACCTCGAGACGTTCGAGCCGGTGATCCTGTGGTCGGGCGACGTGGCGTCGGCGGTGCGGGCGAGCTGCGCGCTCCCCGGCATCATCGTCCCCGTCGAGCGCGACGGGCGGCTGTTGATCGACGGGGGCGTGGCCGAGGCCGCGCCGGCCGCGGTCGCGCGACTGCTCGGCGCCGACGTCGTCGTCGCCGTCAACGTGAACGCTTCGTACCGGCGCGGCGCTCGTCCGACCCACATGTTCGCTATCCTCGCGCAGACCTACTTCACGCTCGGACGCGCCGCCGAACGACTGGCCGCCGAGCGGGCGGACGTGCTGGTCACCCCCGACGTGGGCGACATTGGAGTGGATGAGCTGCACCGCGGGTCCGATCTGCTCCGCGCGGGCGAGGAGGCGGCCAGGGCCGCCCTGCCGAGGATCCGCTCGCTGGTCGAGCAGACCGTGGAGCCGCCGGCCGAGCCGGGCCTGGTACGGGAAGCAGCGTGA
- a CDS encoding MBL fold metallo-hydrolase: MKVTILGSGSAGNATLIEAGGTRLLVDAGFSGRDLERRLLAVDVDPASLDGIVITHEHGDHTRGMGVLARRHGIPLYLTPVTRRACQSLLTGDERIVPYRSGEPFRVGALEVRPFLTVHDAVDPVAVAVRDVATGLKLGIATDMGRPTASVRHALSDCHLLVLEANHDEVMLRDGPYPWSVKQRIASSRGHLSNRAAAELARELHHRALRGVVLAHLSEHCNDAALAEEVVGGALERAGFSGLLRVAPQDRPLEPIDVGRLVGRGGATQLELL, from the coding sequence GTGAAGGTCACGATCCTCGGCAGCGGCAGCGCGGGCAACGCCACCCTCATCGAGGCGGGTGGGACTCGTCTGCTGGTGGATGCGGGGTTCAGCGGCCGCGACCTCGAGCGTCGGCTGCTGGCCGTGGACGTGGATCCCGCGTCGCTGGACGGGATCGTCATCACCCACGAGCACGGCGACCACACGCGCGGCATGGGCGTCCTCGCCCGCCGGCACGGGATCCCGCTGTACCTCACGCCTGTGACCCGGCGCGCCTGCCAGTCCCTGCTCACCGGCGATGAGCGCATCGTGCCCTACCGATCGGGCGAGCCGTTCCGGGTCGGGGCGCTGGAGGTCCGGCCGTTCCTGACGGTGCACGACGCCGTGGACCCCGTGGCCGTCGCGGTCCGGGACGTGGCCACGGGTCTCAAGCTGGGGATCGCGACGGACATGGGCCGCCCGACGGCGAGCGTGCGCCACGCCCTGTCCGACTGCCACCTCCTCGTCCTCGAGGCCAACCACGACGAGGTGATGCTGCGCGACGGCCCGTATCCGTGGTCGGTCAAGCAGCGGATCGCCTCGAGCCGCGGCCATCTGTCCAACCGCGCGGCGGCCGAGCTCGCCCGCGAGCTGCATCACCGCGCGCTGCGCGGTGTGGTGCTCGCCCACCTCAGCGAGCATTGCAACGACGCCGCCCTTGCGGAGGAGGTCGTGGGTGGGGCGCTCGAGCGTGCGGGCTTCAGCGGTCTGCTCCGGGTGGCGCCGCAGGACCGCCCGCTCGAGCCGATCGATGTGGGCAGGCTCGTCGGCCGGGGTGGGGCCACTCAGCTCGAGCTGCTCTGA
- a CDS encoding Asp-tRNA(Asn)/Glu-tRNA(Gln) amidotransferase GatCAB subunit C, which produces MAVSRDEVLRVAALARLRLDPAEVELFTAQLSSILDHISVLGRVRGAAPEAGEPVDWPAPQRDDSGTPDALARPPAELAPAWEDGFFAVPRLPALDAALEDAFEDKARAGDVALPRSRRGEGASGS; this is translated from the coding sequence ATGGCGGTTTCGCGAGACGAGGTGCTGCGCGTGGCCGCGCTCGCGCGGCTGCGGCTCGACCCGGCCGAGGTCGAGCTCTTCACCGCGCAGCTCAGCTCGATCCTGGACCACATCAGCGTGCTCGGCCGTGTTCGCGGCGCCGCGCCGGAGGCCGGCGAGCCCGTGGACTGGCCGGCGCCGCAGCGCGACGACTCGGGCACGCCCGATGCGCTCGCCCGCCCGCCTGCCGAGCTGGCGCCGGCGTGGGAGGACGGTTTCTTCGCCGTGCCGCGTCTGCCGGCGCTGGACGCGGCGCTCGAGGACGCCTTCGAAGACAAGGCGCGGGCGGGCGACGTGGCGCTGCCGCGTTCGCGGCGCGGGGAAGGAGCGTCGGGGTCGTGA
- a CDS encoding mannose-1-phosphate guanyltransferase: protein MANRRCVSVRRISSPSRSAPRDSLRGSTNSSRTEPPLWAVILAGGIGSRFWPVSTPSRPKQLLPLAGPDPLIADTVARIAPLVPRERIRILTNAKLAPAILESVPGLDRAQLMIEPEAKGTAPALAWAAHTIAREDPDAVMVSLHSDHVIRPAEEFRALVAGTARLAAEYGRLFTIGVRPTRPETGFGYIQVGERIARAPEAFDVADFVEKPDRDTAREYLARESYLWNTGIFVWQARTLLSELEQHTPELAALLPLLDAGRTEAFFERVPVLSIDEGLLEVSPNVAVVEASFDWDDIGSWDAVGRRREADESGNVCVGDVYAVDAEDCIAWADAGSVVLFGTRDLVVVRTAGLTFVAPRERTAELKELLQRLPDRLRRLEPSNG, encoded by the coding sequence ATCGCGAACAGGCGATGCGTCTCGGTGCGACGGATTTCCTCACCAAGCCGTTCAGCCCCAAGAGACTCCTTGCGCGGATCGACGAACTCTTCGCGGACTGAACCGCCTCTTTGGGCGGTGATCCTGGCTGGAGGGATCGGCTCCCGGTTCTGGCCGGTCTCCACACCCTCGCGCCCCAAGCAGCTCCTCCCTCTCGCGGGCCCCGATCCCCTGATCGCCGACACGGTGGCGCGTATCGCACCGCTCGTGCCGCGCGAGCGGATCCGGATCCTCACGAATGCGAAGCTGGCGCCGGCCATTCTGGAGTCGGTCCCGGGGCTGGACCGGGCCCAGCTCATGATCGAGCCGGAGGCGAAAGGGACGGCGCCCGCGCTGGCCTGGGCCGCCCATACCATCGCCCGGGAGGATCCCGACGCCGTCATGGTCTCGCTCCACTCCGACCACGTGATCCGGCCGGCGGAGGAGTTCCGGGCCCTGGTCGCCGGCACCGCCCGGCTGGCGGCCGAGTACGGACGCCTCTTCACCATCGGCGTTCGGCCCACCCGCCCGGAAACCGGCTTCGGTTACATCCAGGTCGGTGAACGGATCGCGCGGGCGCCGGAGGCGTTCGACGTCGCGGACTTCGTGGAGAAACCGGACCGCGACACGGCGCGCGAGTACCTGGCCCGCGAGTCCTACCTTTGGAACACGGGCATCTTCGTCTGGCAGGCACGAACCCTGCTGTCGGAGCTGGAGCAGCACACTCCCGAGCTGGCCGCACTGCTCCCCCTGCTCGACGCCGGCCGGACGGAGGCGTTCTTCGAACGTGTCCCTGTGCTCAGCATCGACGAGGGCCTGCTCGAGGTGAGCCCGAACGTCGCCGTTGTCGAGGCGAGCTTCGATTGGGACGACATTGGCTCGTGGGATGCAGTCGGCAGGAGGCGGGAGGCGGACGAGAGCGGCAACGTGTGCGTCGGCGACGTCTACGCCGTCGATGCGGAGGACTGCATTGCGTGGGCGGACGCGGGGTCGGTCGTGCTGTTCGGGACCCGGGACCTGGTCGTGGTGCGCACGGCCGGTCTGACCTTCGTCGCGCCGCGGGAGCGGACGGCGGAGTTGAAAGAGCTCCTGCAACGGCTTCCGGACCGGCTCCGCAGGCTTGAGCCGTCCAATGGCTGA